Proteins encoded together in one Streptomyces umbrinus window:
- a CDS encoding peptidoglycan D,D-transpeptidase FtsI family protein, with product MNKPLRRIAIFCGLLVLALLIRDNWIQYVQADSLKKDTKNRRVAIARYATPRGDIIVDGNPITGSTKTSGDDFNDFEYKRTYKDGAMWAPVTGYASQAFGATQLESIEDGILTGNDDRLFFRRTLDMITGKKQEGGNVVTTLNAAAQKAAYKGLLKQGKGAVAAIDPETGAILALASTPSYDPSTFAGNSTKVDGEAWNKLQKKNNPDDPMQNRALREIYPPGSTFKVVTAAAALEHGIADSADEKTDSPLPYTLPDTTTELKNEGNIPCKNATLREALRVSCNTVFGKLGVDVGKEDMLETAKKFGFNEEQFVPIRSSASNFPEKMDRPQTALSSIGQFETATTPLQMAMVASAIANDGTLMKPYMVDKLQAPSLDVIEQTEPSEMSEPLSEKNAQILQSMMETVVKEGTGTKGQINEDGVTVGGKTGTAQRGVDNSENPYAWFISYAKLDDGSSPVAVAVVVEDESANRDDISGGGLAAPIAKDVMKAVIDSKK from the coding sequence GTGAACAAGCCCCTGCGCCGGATCGCGATCTTCTGCGGGCTCCTCGTCCTCGCGCTGCTCATCCGCGACAACTGGATCCAGTACGTCCAGGCCGACTCGCTGAAGAAGGACACGAAGAACCGCCGAGTCGCCATAGCGCGCTACGCCACACCGCGCGGCGACATCATCGTCGACGGCAACCCGATCACCGGGTCCACGAAGACGAGCGGCGACGACTTCAACGACTTCGAGTACAAGCGCACCTACAAGGACGGCGCGATGTGGGCCCCCGTCACGGGCTACGCCTCGCAGGCCTTCGGCGCCACGCAGTTGGAGAGCATCGAGGACGGCATCCTCACCGGCAACGACGACCGGCTCTTCTTCCGCCGCACCCTCGACATGATCACCGGCAAGAAGCAGGAGGGCGGCAACGTCGTCACCACGCTCAACGCCGCCGCGCAGAAAGCCGCGTACAAGGGTCTGCTGAAGCAGGGCAAGGGTGCCGTCGCCGCGATCGACCCGGAGACCGGCGCGATCCTGGCCCTGGCCTCCACCCCCTCGTACGACCCCTCGACGTTCGCCGGGAACTCCACCAAGGTCGACGGCGAGGCCTGGAACAAGCTCCAGAAGAAGAACAACCCCGACGACCCGATGCAGAACCGGGCGCTGCGCGAGATCTACCCGCCCGGGTCGACCTTCAAGGTGGTCACGGCCGCGGCCGCGCTGGAGCACGGCATCGCCGACAGCGCCGATGAGAAAACCGACTCGCCGCTTCCGTACACCCTGCCGGACACCACCACCGAGCTGAAGAACGAGGGGAACATCCCCTGCAAGAACGCGACGCTGCGCGAGGCGCTGCGCGTGTCCTGCAACACCGTCTTCGGCAAGCTCGGTGTCGACGTCGGCAAGGAGGACATGCTGGAGACGGCGAAGAAGTTCGGCTTCAACGAGGAGCAGTTCGTACCGATCCGCTCCAGCGCCTCCAACTTCCCCGAGAAAATGGACAGGCCGCAGACCGCGCTCAGCTCGATCGGCCAGTTCGAGACGGCCACGACGCCGCTGCAGATGGCCATGGTGGCCTCGGCCATCGCCAATGACGGCACGCTCATGAAGCCGTACATGGTCGACAAGCTCCAGGCGCCGAGCCTCGACGTCATCGAGCAGACCGAGCCCTCCGAGATGAGCGAGCCGCTGTCCGAGAAGAACGCCCAGATCCTTCAGTCGATGATGGAGACGGTCGTCAAGGAGGGCACCGGCACCAAGGGCCAGATCAACGAGGACGGCGTCACCGTCGGCGGCAAGACCGGTACCGCCCAGCGTGGTGTCGACAACAGCGAGAACCCGTACGCCTGGTTCATCTCGTACGCGAAGCTCGACGACGGCAGCTCCCCGGTCGCCGTCGCCGTGGTCGTCGAGGACGAGAGCGCCAACCGTGACGACATCTCCGGCGGCGGTCTCGCGGCACCGATTGCGAAGGACGTGATGAAGGCAGTCATCGACAGCAAGAAGTGA
- a CDS encoding FtsW/RodA/SpoVE family cell cycle protein: protein MSSSSNPSTHHTSTIGSIGAPSRRNTELALLVFAVVIPVFAYANVGLAMNDSVPPGLLSYGLGLGLLAGVGHLVVRKFAPYADPLLLPLATLLNGIGLVVVWRLDQSQRLQQSPNFFEAAPRQLLNSALGVALFVVVLIFLKDHRVLQRYTYISMVAAVILLLLPLVPGLGVNVFGARIWIKIPGLGTIQPGEFAKIALAVFFAGYLMVKRDALALASRRFMGLYLPRGRDLGPIVVIWALSILILIFETDLGTSLLFFGMFVIMLYVATERTSWIVFGLLMSAAGAVGVASFESHVQQRVQAWLDPMREYELSQEGVLGHTEQSMQALWAFGSGGTLGTGLGQGNSDLIGFAANSDFILATFGEELGLAGVMAILLMYGLIVERGVRTALAARDPFGKLLAVGLSGAFALQVFVVAGGVMGLIPLTGMTMPFLAYGGSSVIANWALIGILIRISDTARRPAPAPAPNPDAEMTQVVRP from the coding sequence ATGAGCAGTTCTTCCAACCCGTCGACGCACCACACGTCCACGATCGGCTCGATCGGAGCACCGAGCCGACGTAACACCGAGCTCGCGCTGCTGGTGTTCGCCGTGGTCATCCCGGTGTTCGCCTACGCCAACGTCGGCCTGGCCATGAACGACTCGGTGCCGCCCGGGCTGCTGAGCTACGGCCTCGGTCTCGGCCTGCTCGCGGGCGTCGGCCATCTCGTCGTCCGGAAGTTCGCCCCGTACGCGGACCCGCTGCTGCTGCCGCTGGCCACGCTGCTCAACGGCATCGGGCTGGTCGTGGTGTGGCGCCTGGACCAGTCGCAGCGGCTGCAGCAGAGCCCCAACTTCTTCGAGGCGGCCCCCCGCCAGCTGCTGAACTCCGCGCTGGGCGTCGCCCTGTTCGTGGTCGTGCTGATCTTCCTCAAGGACCACCGCGTCCTGCAGCGCTACACCTACATCTCCATGGTCGCCGCGGTGATCCTGCTGCTCCTCCCGCTTGTCCCCGGCCTCGGCGTGAACGTCTTCGGCGCGAGGATCTGGATCAAGATTCCCGGCCTCGGCACCATCCAGCCCGGTGAGTTCGCGAAAATCGCCCTGGCGGTCTTCTTCGCCGGCTATCTCATGGTGAAACGCGACGCCCTGGCCCTGGCCAGCCGCCGCTTCATGGGGCTCTACCTGCCGCGCGGGCGGGACCTCGGCCCGATCGTCGTCATCTGGGCGCTCTCCATCCTGATCCTGATCTTCGAGACCGACCTCGGTACCTCGCTGCTGTTCTTCGGCATGTTCGTGATCATGCTGTACGTCGCCACCGAGCGGACCAGCTGGATCGTGTTCGGTCTGCTGATGTCCGCGGCCGGCGCCGTCGGTGTCGCTTCCTTCGAGTCGCACGTCCAGCAGCGCGTCCAAGCCTGGCTCGACCCGATGCGCGAGTACGAGCTGAGCCAGGAAGGCGTCCTGGGCCACACCGAGCAGTCGATGCAGGCACTGTGGGCCTTCGGCTCCGGTGGCACCCTCGGCACCGGACTCGGCCAGGGCAACTCCGACCTCATCGGCTTCGCCGCCAACTCCGACTTCATCCTCGCCACCTTCGGCGAGGAGCTGGGCCTGGCCGGTGTGATGGCGATCCTGTTGATGTACGGCCTGATCGTGGAGCGCGGTGTCCGTACGGCGCTCGCGGCCCGTGACCCGTTCGGCAAGCTCCTCGCCGTCGGCCTGTCCGGCGCCTTCGCCCTTCAGGTCTTCGTCGTCGCCGGCGGCGTCATGGGCCTGATCCCGCTGACCGGTATGACGATGCCCTTCCTGGCGTACGGCGGTTCCTCCGTCATCGCCAACTGGGCCCTCATCGGCATCCTGATCAGAATCAGCGACACCGCCCGCCGCCCCGCGCCGGCCCCCGCGCCCAACCCCGACGCCGAGATGACCCAGGTGGTCCGACCGTGA
- a CDS encoding Stp1/IreP family PP2C-type Ser/Thr phosphatase has translation MYPEPTGEVRMSLSLRFAAGSHKGMIREGNEDSGYAGPRLLAIADGMGGQAAGEVASSEVISTIVALDDDVPGSDILTSLGTAVQRANDQLRMMVEEDPQLEGMGTTLTALLWTGQRLGLVHVGDSRAYLLRDGVLTQITQDHTWVQRLVDEGRITEEEATTHPQRSLLMRALGSGDHVEPDLSIREVRAGDRYLICSDGLSGVVSHQTMEDTLASYQGPQETVQQLIELALRGGGPDNITVIVADVLDIDGGDTLAGQLSDTPVVVGAVAENQHQLHDNGAMQTPAGRASSLGRQVPGQGGGGEFGPPGSGDTTGYVPTGGFGGYSDDDFVKPSSGRKWLKRSLYIALALGVIGGGLYGGYRWTQTQYYVGSNDEHVALYQGISQDLAWVSLSKVEKDHPEIELKYLPPYQQKQVKATIAEGGLTDARSKIEELATQASACKKDAERREAESKENAKTGEGEAGGATGTTRTSAASKATPTPTPSGSGTTSPDPSKSTTAPTPTPGPSLSDKEQKLVSLCGKQ, from the coding sequence ATGTACCCGGAGCCGACGGGCGAGGTGCGCATGAGTCTGTCACTGCGCTTCGCCGCCGGATCGCACAAAGGCATGATCCGCGAGGGCAACGAGGACTCCGGTTACGCCGGTCCCCGGCTGCTCGCGATCGCGGACGGAATGGGCGGCCAGGCCGCCGGTGAGGTGGCCTCCTCCGAGGTCATCTCCACCATCGTCGCGCTCGACGACGACGTGCCGGGCTCCGACATCCTGACCTCGCTCGGGACGGCCGTTCAGCGCGCCAACGACCAGCTCAGGATGATGGTCGAGGAGGACCCCCAGCTCGAGGGCATGGGGACCACCCTCACCGCGCTCCTGTGGACCGGGCAGCGGCTCGGCCTCGTACACGTCGGTGACTCCCGTGCGTACCTGCTGCGGGACGGCGTGCTGACGCAGATCACGCAGGACCACACGTGGGTGCAGCGCCTCGTCGACGAGGGCCGCATCACGGAGGAAGAGGCCACCACCCACCCGCAGCGCTCCCTGCTGATGCGTGCGCTGGGCAGTGGCGACCATGTCGAGCCGGACCTCTCCATCCGTGAGGTCCGCGCCGGCGACCGGTACCTGATCTGCTCCGACGGGCTGTCCGGGGTCGTCTCCCATCAGACGATGGAGGACACCCTCGCCAGCTACCAGGGCCCGCAGGAGACGGTGCAGCAGCTGATCGAGCTCGCGCTGCGCGGCGGCGGCCCCGACAACATCACGGTCATCGTGGCCGACGTCCTCGACATCGACGGCGGAGACACCCTCGCGGGGCAGCTCTCCGACACCCCCGTCGTCGTGGGCGCGGTCGCCGAGAACCAGCACCAGCTGCACGACAACGGCGCCATGCAGACGCCCGCCGGCCGCGCCTCCAGCCTCGGCCGGCAGGTGCCCGGGCAGGGCGGCGGCGGAGAGTTCGGCCCGCCCGGCAGCGGCGACACCACCGGCTACGTACCCACCGGCGGTTTCGGCGGCTACTCGGACGACGACTTCGTCAAGCCGAGCTCCGGGCGGAAGTGGCTGAAGAGATCTCTCTACATCGCGCTCGCGCTCGGCGTCATCGGCGGCGGACTGTACGGCGGCTACCGCTGGACGCAGACGCAGTACTACGTCGGCTCCAACGACGAGCACGTCGCGCTGTACCAGGGGATCAGCCAGGACCTGGCCTGGGTCTCGCTCTCGAAGGTGGAGAAGGATCACCCCGAGATCGAACTCAAGTACCTGCCGCCGTACCAGCAGAAGCAGGTCAAGGCCACGATCGCCGAGGGCGGTCTGACCGACGCCCGCTCGAAGATCGAGGAGCTGGCCACCCAGGCGTCCGCGTGCAAGAAGGACGCCGAGCGCCGCGAGGCGGAGAGCAAGGAGAACGCGAAGACCGGTGAGGGCGAGGCCGGTGGTGCCACGGGAACCACAAGGACCTCAGCCGCGTCCAAGGCGACACCTACGCCGACCCCGTCGGGGTCCGGTACAACATCGCCCGACCCGTCCAAGTCCACGACCGCACCCACTCCCACACCCGGCCCCAGCCTCTCCGACAAAGAGCAGAAGCTGGTCTCGCTGTGCGGTAAGCAGTAA
- a CDS encoding FHA domain-containing protein FhaB/FipA: MSELTLTVMRLGFLAVLWLFVIVAVQVIRSDLFGTRVTQRGSRRDANRPQQTARQAAPPQQRQQAAPPSGGGRQRRGAPTKLVVSEGILTGTTVALQGQTITLGRAHDSTIVLDDDYASSRHARIYPDRDGQWIVEDLGSTNGTYLDRNRLTTPTPIPLGAPIRIGKTVIELRK; the protein is encoded by the coding sequence ATGTCAGAGCTGACCCTCACGGTCATGCGGCTGGGTTTCCTGGCCGTACTGTGGCTGTTCGTGATCGTGGCCGTGCAGGTCATCCGCAGCGACCTGTTCGGAACGCGCGTCACACAGCGCGGCTCGCGCAGGGACGCCAACCGGCCGCAGCAGACCGCGCGCCAAGCCGCGCCGCCGCAGCAGCGCCAGCAGGCGGCACCACCGAGCGGCGGCGGCCGTCAGCGCCGCGGCGCCCCCACCAAGCTGGTCGTCTCCGAGGGCATCCTCACGGGCACGACGGTCGCCCTGCAGGGGCAGACCATCACCCTGGGGCGTGCACACGACAGCACCATCGTGCTGGACGACGACTACGCGTCCAGCAGGCATGCCAGGATCTACCCGGACCGTGACGGCCAGTGGATCGTCGAAGACCTCGGGTCCACCAACGGCACGTATCTCGACCGGAACCGACTGACGACTCCCACGCCGATCCCGCTGGGCGCGCCGATCCGCATCGGCAAGACCGTCATCGAGTTGCGGAAGTAG
- a CDS encoding FhaA domain-containing protein, translating into MGVLKKFEQRLEGLVNGTFAKVFKSEVQPVEIAGALQRECDNNATIWNRDRTVVPNDFIVELSTPDFERLSPYSGQLGDELAGMVRDYAKQQRYTFMGTIKVHLEKADDLDTGLYRVRSRTLASSANQQATPERAPAGPPPAAARGQAGGYGYPPAAAPPMPAAPPPGGRPGAAPAGQRPAAAPQPGGRTRHWIEINGTRHQISRPTLVLGRSTEADVRIDDPGVSRRHCEIRTGTPSTVQDLGSTNGIVVDGQHTTRATLRDGSRIVVGSTTIIYRQAEG; encoded by the coding sequence ATGGGAGTCCTGAAGAAGTTCGAGCAACGTCTCGAAGGTCTGGTCAACGGCACCTTCGCCAAGGTGTTCAAGTCCGAGGTCCAGCCCGTGGAGATCGCGGGAGCGCTCCAGCGCGAGTGCGACAACAACGCCACGATCTGGAACCGCGACCGGACCGTCGTCCCGAACGACTTCATCGTGGAGCTGAGTACGCCCGACTTCGAGCGGCTCAGCCCCTACTCCGGCCAGCTCGGAGACGAGCTCGCCGGCATGGTGCGCGACTACGCCAAGCAGCAGCGATACACCTTCATGGGCACCATCAAGGTGCATCTGGAGAAGGCGGACGACCTGGACACGGGCCTGTACCGGGTCCGCAGCCGTACGCTCGCCTCCTCCGCCAATCAGCAGGCCACTCCCGAGCGCGCACCCGCGGGCCCGCCCCCGGCGGCAGCCCGCGGCCAGGCAGGTGGCTACGGCTACCCGCCCGCGGCCGCTCCTCCCATGCCTGCCGCGCCGCCCCCCGGCGGCCGTCCGGGCGCCGCACCCGCGGGCCAGCGGCCCGCCGCGGCCCCGCAGCCGGGTGGACGTACGCGGCACTGGATCGAGATCAACGGCACCCGCCATCAGATCTCCCGCCCGACTCTGGTGCTGGGTCGCAGCACCGAAGCCGACGTGCGGATCGACGACCCCGGCGTCTCGCGCCGGCACTGTGAGATCCGGACCGGAACGCCCTCGACTGTCCAGGATCTCGGGTCCACCAACGGCATCGTGGTGGACGGGCAGCACACCACCCGCGCTACGCTCCGCGACGGCTCGCGGATCGTCGTGGGCAGCACCACCATCATTTACCGGCAAGCCGAAGGGTGA
- a CDS encoding epimerase yields the protein MKVILFGATGMVGQGVLRECLRDSGVESVLVVGRSAVGVSHPKLREVVRTDLMDLGGLEGELSGYDACFFCLGVSSAGMKEDAYRKVTYDLTLEVARSLGRWNPGLTFCYVSGQGTDGSGQGRVMWARVKGETENALLALDGVEAYMFRPGLIQPLHGIRSKTRVYRVMYALTGPLLPVLRKLAPRRITTTEQVGLAMIAVARDGAAERVLETDGINRAAAAAA from the coding sequence GTGAAGGTGATCCTCTTTGGGGCGACCGGGATGGTCGGGCAGGGGGTTCTGCGGGAGTGTCTGCGGGACTCGGGTGTGGAGAGTGTGCTGGTGGTCGGGCGGTCGGCGGTGGGGGTCTCGCATCCGAAGCTGCGGGAGGTCGTGCGGACCGATCTCATGGATCTCGGCGGGCTCGAGGGCGAGCTCTCCGGGTACGACGCCTGCTTCTTCTGCCTCGGGGTTTCGTCGGCGGGCATGAAGGAGGACGCGTACCGGAAGGTCACATACGACCTCACGCTCGAGGTGGCGCGTTCGCTGGGCCGCTGGAATCCGGGGCTGACCTTCTGTTACGTGTCCGGGCAGGGGACCGACGGCTCCGGGCAGGGGCGTGTGATGTGGGCGCGGGTCAAGGGGGAGACGGAGAACGCGCTGCTCGCCCTGGACGGTGTGGAGGCGTACATGTTCCGGCCCGGGCTCATCCAGCCGCTGCACGGAATCCGGTCGAAGACCCGGGTGTACCGGGTGATGTACGCGTTGACCGGGCCCCTGCTGCCCGTCCTGCGGAAGCTGGCGCCCCGGCGGATCACCACGACCGAACAGGTGGGTCTGGCGATGATCGCGGTGGCCCGGGACGGGGCGGCCGAGCGGGTGCTGGAGACGGACGGGATCAACCGGGCGGCGGCAGCGGCCGCGTAG
- a CDS encoding FMN-dependent NADH-azoreductase encodes MATLLHLDSSVFPGPASASRAVTDAFRKTWEEQHPEGTVIYRDLSVNPVPHITADAHSAGFADPSEHTPEQAAAFAARVKFIEELEQADAVLIGAPMYNLSIPSTLKAWLDNVILIGRTAGDTPSAKGTPVTVVASRGGSYAPGTPREGYEYVQNYLEAILKDMLGLDLEFIVPELTMAPHMPAMSELVPLFEASRAKALQEAADKARTLTDQLTSKAA; translated from the coding sequence ATGGCCACCCTGCTGCACCTGGACTCGTCCGTCTTCCCGGGTCCCGCCTCGGCGTCCCGCGCCGTCACGGACGCCTTCCGCAAGACCTGGGAGGAGCAGCACCCGGAGGGCACGGTGATCTACCGCGACCTCTCCGTGAATCCCGTGCCGCACATCACCGCCGACGCCCACAGCGCCGGCTTCGCCGATCCGTCCGAGCACACTCCGGAGCAGGCCGCCGCCTTCGCCGCGCGCGTGAAGTTCATCGAGGAACTGGAGCAGGCGGACGCCGTGCTGATCGGCGCGCCCATGTACAACCTCTCGATCCCGTCGACCCTCAAGGCGTGGCTGGACAACGTGATCCTCATCGGCCGTACCGCGGGCGATACCCCGTCCGCCAAGGGCACCCCGGTCACCGTCGTGGCCAGCCGCGGCGGCTCGTACGCGCCGGGCACCCCGCGCGAGGGCTACGAGTACGTGCAGAACTATCTGGAGGCCATCCTCAAGGACATGCTCGGCCTGGACCTCGAATTCATCGTCCCGGAGCTCACGATGGCCCCGCACATGCCGGCGATGTCCGAGCTGGTCCCGCTCTTCGAGGCCTCCCGCGCCAAGGCTCTGCAGGAGGCGGCCGACAAGGCCAGGACCCTCACCGACCAGCTCACGTCCAAGGCGGCCTGA
- a CDS encoding winged helix-turn-helix transcriptional regulator: MAVQENHDAASCRRVDKGITQVFQVLGKRWTGPIVAVLLPAPVHFADLRRAIPGISERMLSDRLTELATVGLVVREVDDGPPLRVSYRLTEAGAALEPALGELGAWAKTYLAEDGRCQEQFRR; this comes from the coding sequence ATGGCGGTCCAGGAAAACCACGACGCTGCGTCGTGCAGGCGGGTGGACAAAGGCATCACCCAGGTCTTCCAGGTGCTCGGAAAGCGCTGGACGGGCCCGATCGTGGCCGTGCTCCTGCCCGCCCCCGTGCACTTCGCCGACCTGCGCCGTGCCATCCCCGGCATCAGCGAGCGCATGCTCTCCGACCGGCTCACCGAGCTGGCGACGGTCGGGCTGGTGGTGCGCGAGGTCGACGACGGGCCGCCGCTGCGGGTCTCCTACCGGCTGACGGAGGCGGGGGCGGCGCTGGAGCCCGCGCTGGGGGAGCTGGGAGCCTGGGCGAAGACGTATCTGGCGGAGGACGGGCGCTGTCAGGAGCAGTTCCGGCGCTAG